A stretch of the Aphis gossypii isolate Hap1 chromosome 2, ASM2018417v2, whole genome shotgun sequence genome encodes the following:
- the LOC114131785 gene encoding teneurin-m isoform X4 yields MKSMILGYPPYGKANRAYQPYQHRGDSSDGECDEDTTEFQPNRHQHSLQHQYHRHRRPNHTYQQPGALLNTDTSGTSGNCSDATLTDSELAFTRDATLQLHDGGCLLNDSLRNPPDVPPRNPGTMSRLNGRLKGSGQGSNAGTMVHLAGDHQHPMDLDFETSNCVIRTASGSVYIQPDMTKSVLDYKNTSSCSSPSKTDIHKSSERCSLGYGVGMPVLPVRNNLRRPTSSHHFSSASRFQFQKGFASRCSWKCSSIVLIIVCLLMAVALTYITSSNLLRLSYQGPASCSVLVDENGGNGDSLAMPKSLNHTKSSSENTGVCPVLCSQRGEYINGECQCNPGWKGKECNLRHDECEVPDCNGHGYCTNGKCICALGFKGKFCSEVDCPNPNCSGHGVCVEGTCICKKGWKGVNCDEMDKDALQCLPDCSGHGTFDLEAQTCQCEPMWSGEDCSKELCDLDCGAHGHCVGDTCACHSGWSGQYCNLKLCDNRCNEHGQCKNGTCLCVTGWNGKHCTLEGCANSCSGHGQCRVNSDNVWQCKCSDGWDGLDCNTQLERECNDNIDNDKDGLMDCEDPECCLNHLCRSSQHCVSSPKPIDILLRKQPPAITASFFERTKFLIEEGSLQNYVRPDTFNESIFWSHFNTSRSAVIRGRVVTSTGMGLMGVRVSTNIAPEGFTLTREDGWFDLLVNGGGAVTLQFGRSPFKAQTQIVNVPWNEIVIIETIVMSLIDDKGIQLSGQACKAHDYDLMKPVVLASWKHGFQGSWSDKSAVLAESQVVQESFQIPGTGLNLVYHSSRSAGYLSTIQLQLTPETIPPTLKLIHLRITIEGILFEKTFEADPVIKYTYAWNRLNVYRQNVYGVTTALVKVGYEYTDCRNIVWDVQTTKLSGNDMSISEVGSWNLDIHHRYNFHEGILQKGDGSNIYLKQKPRIILTTMGDGHQRPLDCIDCDGDNGLKQRLLAPVALASAPDGSIYVGDFNLIRRIMTDGTVKTVVRLNVTRVSYRYHIAVSPLDGSLFISDPESHQILKVKNPNNFSDPDHNWEPAVGSGERCLPGDEAHCGDGALARDAKLAYPKGVAISSDNILYFADGTNIRMVDKDGLVSTLIGNHMHKSHWKPIPCEGTLNTGEVHLRWPTDLSINPLDNTLHIIDDHMVLKLTTDNRLKVIAGRPMHCPPVGRIGLSTDQELAIQTALVMPQSIAFAPNGNMYVAESDSQRTNRIRVISTEGKISRFAGTESKCNCLDRGCDCYEEDHYLAATAKFNTISSITISPDGVVHVADQANYRIRSIMSRSPEATVTREYEVYSPTTQELYIFNRFGQHTTTRNILTGETSYQFTYNQFTSSGKLSSVTDAAGNKVFLLRDHAQQVNSIENTKGQKCRLRMSRMKLLTEVNTPDNYNITFDYYGPSGLLRSKLDSAGRSYVYTYDDFGRLTGAVTPTGKLIRLAFDLSAKGATVMVYNDDSQPKTMLIKGTSVETKLGGSEEHTSITSEGDIVSETSWGNRVTIESVPYAVLMEANSVLVESYPVPGKLKTEIGSELANRFEWRYYLRGQSGGKLKPGEAKSVAQVGKKLRINGENIVSLEFERQTGTVAAFIDEHIELLNITYDIAGRPFKWGPRSKIYSEVELTYDRFSRLSVWRWGDLKEMYGYDRAGRLCEIRYADGKSTLYVFKDMFSSLPLKVTTPRGSDYLLQYDESGALQSLTTPRGHIHAFSIQTSLGFYKYQYHSPVSPHPYELRYDDNTNILAKIYPHQSGRVSYLYDQHGNIEIILAGLLSIHYTYQANTNLVKNINVVEPGFELKHEIRYHLGMIKDERYLFSAKCGLHNTHLKYQVDGNARVTSIDVTIGNKELSQLKLKYNQNIGTLESISDLRIYKNTFNKTVIHDTAKQFFSISEYDNHGRLKSIMTNIKSMDVYRMELEYDVRNRISSQKITVGRTKIQNTMTYSADGHLFEVAGSSDWKYIYDENGNVIGIMDYGQKLTLGYDVGDRVVQVADVQLYSYDTRGFVSKRGETHLNYNDMGLLSDATESDRFSVSYYYDHKNRLLGIRNAGENVTQFLYTDPQRPNLVMAIHYPSTGRTFHYLYDDRNTLIAIDSPEQRYFVATDQNGSPLAVFDVSGNIIKEITRTPFGGLRKDSHPDLYIPIDFHGGILDPHTRLIYLDKKWYDPSVGQWITPDWERLSSRLSYPTDIFIYRFQNNDPISSSSAQNINYMTDLNSWLKLYGYDIGNMIGSSYTRTQLHQPSAKVSSPQLTPQFNVVSGLQCIVEKEMSLFGEFGFIPEPLLKMETQTRNLLPRVAFQRSIFGEGVLVSRSNEGLALISVVDGDNSVVQDVVMSVFNGSYFLDLHFEQHDKDLFYFVKDNALKQNDDMEELKRLGGMFNVTTHETADGKELRLLSAEALISIRYGTDPQQERHRLLKHAHKRAVERAWESERSLVAAGSKGARAEWNTEEREELVNRGRVDGYEGQVIHDVSSHRPQLADDPGNIRFQKTPNRKKRNRRTHYKKTTKDE; encoded by the exons GTTGTTTGCTTAACGATTCATTGAGAAATCCACCAGATGTGCCACCGAGAAATCCCGGCACGATGAGTAGGTTGAACGGTCGGCTGAAGGGTTCCGGTCAGGGATCCAATGCCGGCACGATGGTACATCTTGCTGGAGACCATCAACACCCGATGGACTTAGACTTTGAAACATCCAATTGTGTCATAAGAACTGCTTCCGGGTCCGTTTACATACAGCCGG acATGACGAAAAGTGTGTTGGACTACAAGAATACGTCATCATGCAGTAGTCCTTCTAAGACtgatattcataaatcatCAGAAAG GTGCTCTTTAGGTTACGGTGTAGGCATGCCGGTACTACCAGTCAGGAATAACCTGAGACGACCGACGTCTTCTCATCATTTTTCATCCGCGTCCCGGTTCCAGTTCCAAAAAGGTTTTGCCTCCCGATGTTCATGGAAGTGCTCgtcaattgtattaataattgtgtgtTTACTGATGGCTGTTGCGTTAACTTATATAACTT CATCGAATCTATTGCGGTTATCGTACCAAGGTCCAGCATCGTGTTCGGTGCTGGTCGACGAGAACGGTGGAAATGGCGACTCACTGGCCATGCCGAAATCGCTGAATCACACGAAATCATCTTCGGAAAACACAG GCGTGTGTCCAGTATTATGTAGTCAAAGAGGCGAGTACATTAATGGTGAATGCCAGTGCAACCCTGGATGGAAAGGCAAAGAATGTAATCTGAGACACGATGAATGTGAAGTACCGGATTGCAATGGTCATGGTTACTGTACAAATGGTAAATGTATTTGTGCACTTGGTTTCAAAGGGAAATTTTGTTCTGAAg TGGACTGTCCAAATCCAAATTGTAGTGGCCACGGTGTGTGTGTTGAAGGAACTTGTATTTGCAAAAAAGGCTGGAAAGGCGTAAACTGTGACGAAATGGATAAAGATGCCCTACAATGTCTGCCTGACTGTTCAGGACATGGGACGTTTGATTTGGAAGCACAGACATGTCAGTGTGAACCCATGTGGTCTGGCGAAGATTGTTCTaaag aactgTGTGACTTGGACTGTGGTGCACATGGCCATTGTGTAGGTGACACTTGTGCCTGTCACTCTGGTTGGTCCGgccaatattgtaatttgaaactatGTGATAACCGATGTAATGAACATGGACAGTGCAAAAATGGCACTTGTTTGTGTGTCACTGGATGGAATGGAAAACATTGTACGCTCGAAGGATGCGCGAACAGTTGTTCTGGACACGGACAGTGTCGGGTAAACAGTGACAACGTATGGCAGTGCAAATGTTCCGATGGATGGGATGGTCTGGACTGCAATACTCAATTAGAACGAGAATGTAacgataatattgataatgacaaag ATGGTCTTATGGACTGTGAAGATCCCGAATGTTGTTTAAACCATTTGTGTCGTAGTAGTCAGCACTGCGTGTCATCACCAAAGCCCATTGACATACTCTTACGTAAACAGCCTCCGGCAATAACCGCATCGTTTTTTGAAcgaacaaaatttttaattgaagaaGGCAGTCTACAAAACTATGTTAGACCTGATACATTCAATGAGag CATTTTCTGGAGTCACTTCAACACGAG ccgATCAGCTGTTATTCGTGGTCGTGTTGTTACATCAACTGGAATGGGATTAATGGGTGTTCGGGTTAGCACGAATATTGCACCCGAAGGCTTCACATTAACTCGTGAAGATGGTTGGTTTGATTTATTGGTAAATGGAGGAGGAGCTGTAACTTTGCAGTTTGGTAGAAGTCCATTTAAAGCACAAACTCAAATTGTAAACGTTCCTTGGAAtgag attgttattattgagaCAATAGTGATGTCATTGATTGATGATAAAGGTATTCAGCTTAGCGGACAAGCTTGCAAAGCTCACGATTATGATCTTATGAAACCCGTCGTATTAGCGTCCTGGAAACATGGTTTTCAAGGATCTTGGTCTGATAAAAGTGCAGTTTTAGCGGAATCTCag gtcGTCCAAGAAAGCTTCCAGATTCCAGGAACAGGGTTAAATTTGGTTTATCATAGCTCTAGATCAGCTGGATATTTATCTACAATACAACTACAACTTACACCCGAGACCATTCCACCAACTTTGAAATTGATTCATTTAAGGATAACGATAGAAGGAATACTTTTCGAAAAAACATTCGAAGCTGAtcctgtaataaaatatacgtatgcTTGGAACAGACTAAATGTTTATCGCCAAAACGTATATGGTGTTACAACTGCTTTGGTTAAGGTCGGATATGAGTATACCGATTGTCGAAATATTGTGTGGGATGTTCAGACAACCAAATTGAGTGGAAATGATATGAGTATTTCAGAAGTAGGCTCCTGGAATTTAGATATTCACCATCGTTACAATTTCCATGAAGGGATACTACAAAAGGGTGATGGatcgaatatttatttgaaacaaaagcctagaataattttaactactaTGGGTGATGGACATCAAAGGCCATTAGACTGCATAGACTGTGATGGTGATAATGGCCTAAAACAGAGACTTTTGGCTCCAGTTGCATTAGCTTCTGCCCCTGATGGCTCAATATATGTTGGTGATTTTAATCTGATTCGACGTATTATGACAGATGGTACAGTTAAAACCGTTGTCAGATTAAA tGTTACCAGGGTGTCATATCGTTATCATATCGCTGTTAGTCCTTTAGATGGATCGTTGTTTATTTCTGATCCCGAGAgccatcaaattttaaaagttaaaaatccaAATAACTTTTCTGACCCAGATCATAACTGGGAACCAGCAGTTGGATCGGGTGAACGTTGTCTACCGGGAGATGAAGCACATTGTGGAGATGGTGCTTTAGCTAGAGATGCTAAACTAGCTTACCCTAAAG gtGTTGCTATATcttctgataatattttatactttgccGATGGAACAAACATTCGAATGGTGGACAAAGATGGTTTAGTATCCACTTTGATTGGTAACCATATGCATAAATCACACTGGAAACCTATACCTTGCGAAGGAACTTTAAATACAGGCGAAGTGCATCTAAGGTGGCCAACTGATCTTAGTATCAATCCCTTAGATAACACTTTACATATTATCGACGATCACATGGTATTGAAATTGACCACAGACAACAGGCTAAAAGTTATTGCTGGCCGTCCAATGCATTGTCCACCCGTTGGACGTATAGGTTTAAGTACAGACCAAGAATTAGCTATACAAACTGCGTTAGTTATGCCTCAGAGTATTGCATTTGCACCTAATGGCAATATGTATGTCGCTGAATCGGATTCACAGAGAACAAATAGGATAAGAGTCATAA gcaCTGAAGGTAAGATTTCTCGTTTTGCTGGTACGGAGtcaaaatgtaattgtttGGACCGCGGTTGTGACTGTTATGAAGAAGATCATTATTTAGCAGCTACAGCAAAGTTCAATACGATTTCGTCAATCACTATATCTCCCGATGGTGTAGTCCATGTAGCAGATCAAGCAAATTATAG gATAAGATCTATTATGTCGAGATCTCCAGAAGCGACAGTTACACGGGAATATGAAGTTTACTCACCAACCACTCAAGAACTTTACATTTTCAACCGTTTTGGCCAACATACCACAACTCGTAATATTCTTACCGGAGAGACTAGTTatcaatttacttataatcaaTTCACCAGTAGTGGAAAACTAAGTTCCGTTACTGATGCAGCTGGAAATAAAGTGTTCTTATTAAGAGACCATGCACAGCAAGTCAATTCAATCGAAAATACTAAGGGTCAAAAATGTAGATTACGCATGTCTCGTATGAAACTATTAACGGAGGTTAACACTCcggataattataatataacttttgatTATTACGGACCATCTGGCTTATTACGATCAAAGTTAGATTCAGCTGGTAGAAGTTATGTGTACACTTACGATGATTTTGGACGATTAACTGGTGCTGTTACGCCTACTGGAAAACTTATTAGATTAGCATTTGATTTAAGCGCAAAAGGAGCAACTGTAATGGTATATAACGATGATAGTCAACCAAAAACAATGCTGATCAAGGGGACATCTGTTGAAACaaaattag GTGGTTCAGAGGAACATACTTCAATAACTAGTGAAGGTGATATTGTATCGGAAACATCTTGGGGAAACCGAGTTACAATTGAGTCAGTTCCTTATGCTGTACTGATGGAAGCTAACTCAGTATTAGTAGAAAGTTACCCTGTAccaggaaaattaaaaaccgaaATAGGATCTGAGTTGGCAAATAGGTTTGAATGGAGATACTATTTAAGGGGACAATCGGGAGGCAAATTGAAGCCTGGtgaag CTAAATCTGTGGCTCAAGTGGGTAAAAAATTACGAATAAATggtgaaaatattgtatctcTCGAGTTTGAGAGACAAACTGGGACCGTGGCAGCATTTATTGATGAAcacattgaattattaaatataacctaTGATATCGCTGGAAGACCATTTAAATGGGGACCtag gagcaaaatatattcagaAGTGGAGTTGACATATGATCGTTTTAGTAGACTTAGTGTATGGCGTTGGGGTGACCTTAAAGAAATGTATGGTTATGATAGAGCTGGTCGACTATGTGAAATTCGTTATGCAGATGGCAAATCTACGCTTTATGTTTTCAAAGATATGTTTAGTAGCTtg ccATTGAAAGTTACTACTCCAAGAGGTAGTGATTATCTATTACAATATGACGAATCTGGTGCTCTTCAATCACTAACAACTCCTAGAGGACATATACATGCATTTTCGATACAAACTTCATTAGGCTTCTATAAGTATCAATATCATTCACCAGTAAGTCCACACCCATATGAATTAAGGTATGATGacaacacaaatattttggCGAAAATTTATCCACATCAATCTGGCCGTGTATCGTATTTATACGACCAACATGGaaacattgaaataatattagctG gtCTGTTATCTATACACTATACTTATCAAGCCAATAcaaatttggtaaaaaatataaatgttgttgAACCTGGGTTTGAATTAAAACACGAAATTCGTTATCATCTGGGTATGATTAAAGACGAACGTTATTTGTTTAGTGCAAAATGTGGATTACATAATACGCACTTGAA ataccaAGTAGATGGTAATGCACGTGTAACTTCCATCGACGTCACTATTGGCAACAAGGAACTTTCACAACTAAAACTGaaatacaatcaaaatattggTACACTAGAAAGCATTAGTGACTTaagaatttacaaaaatacttttaataaaactgtCATACATGATACTGCTAAACAATTTTTCTCTATATCTGAATATGATAATCACGGTCGGTTGAAATCGATAATGACTAACATCAAGTCTATGGATGTGTATAG aatGGAATTGGAATATGACGTCAGAAATAGAATTTCTTCTCAAAAGATTACTGTGGGCAGAACAAAAATCCAAAACACAATGACTTATAGTGCTGATGGTCATTTGTTTGAAGTGGCTGGTAGTAGTGACTGGAAGTATATATATGATGAAAATGGCAACGTTATTGGTATTATGGACTACGGTCAAAAATTGACATTGGGTTATGATGTCGGTGATAGAGTGGTTCAG gTAGCTGACGTTCAACTTTATAGTTATGATACTCGTGGTTTTGTATCCAAACGAGGAGAAACTCACTTAAACTATAACGACATGGGATTACTCAGCGATGCTACTGAAAGTGACCGTTTTAGTGTTTCTTATTACTATGATCACAAAAATCGGTTATTAGGTATCAGAAATGCAGGCGAAAACGTAACTCAATTCCTTTACACTGATCCTCAACGGCCTAATTTAGTAATGGCTATACACTACCCAAGTACAGGAAGAACTTTCCATTATTTGTATGATGATCGTAACACTCTGATTGCAATTGATTCACCTGAACAAag GTACTTTGTTGCTACTGATCAAAACGGATCACCGTTGGCTGTCTTCGATGTTTctggaaatataattaaagagaTCACAAGAACGCCATTTGGTGGGCTCAGAAAAGATAGCCATCCGGACTTATACATTCCAATCGACTTCCACGGCGGAATTTTAGATCCGCATACTAGACTTATCTATCTTGATAAAAAGTGGTATGACCCTTCAGTTGGCCAATGGATCACTCCTGACTGGGAACGATTATCGTCAAGACTTAGTTATCCCACGGACATATTTATCTATAGATTCCAAAATAATGACCCAATTAGTTCGAGTAGcgcacaaaatattaattacatgacAG ACTTGAATAGTTGGTTGAAACTTTACGGTTACGATATTGGAAACATGATCGGATCATCCTACACCAGGACTCAACTACATCAACCAAGTGCAAAGGTGTCTTCTCCACAACTTACGCCTCAATTTAATGTCGTGTCTGGACTTCAGTGTATTGTAGAAAag GAAATGTCATTGTTTGGTGAATTTGGATTCATTCCTGAGCCACTGTTGAAGATGGAAACACAGACGAGAAACCTGTTGCCGAGAGTGGCATTCCAGAGATCCATATTTGGCGAAGGCGTGTTGGTATCGCGTAGCAACGAAGGTCTAGCGTTGATCTCCGTTGTGGACGGTGACAACAGCGTGGTACAAGACGTCGTCATGTCCGTGTTCAATGGCTCGTATTTCTTGGACTTGCATTTCGAACAACACGACAAAGAtctcttttattttgttaag GACAACGCGTTGAAGCAGAACGATGACATGGAAGAGTTGAAACGACTGGGCGGCATGTTCAATGTGACCACCCACGAGACAGCAGACGGTAAGGAACTGAGGCTTCTGAGCGCCGAGGCGCTGATTTCGATTCGGTACGGTACGGACCCGCAACAGGAACGTCACCGGTTGCTTAAGCATGCGCACAAGCGAGCGGTGGAGCGCGCTTGGGAGTCTGAGCGTTCGCTGGTGGCAGCCGGGTCGAAAGGTGCCAGGGCAGAATGGAATACCGAGGAACGAGAGGAACTGGTGAATCGCGGTCGGGTGGACGGTTATGAGGGACAAGTCATACATGATGTCAGTAGCCACAGACCACAGTTAGCCGATGATCCCGGAAACATAAGGTTCCAGAAAACGCCAAACCGGAAGAAGAGAAACAGACGGACGCATTATAAAAAGACCACCAAGGACGAATGA